In Corylus avellana chromosome ca2, CavTom2PMs-1.0, the following proteins share a genomic window:
- the LOC132169571 gene encoding uncharacterized protein LOC132169571, which yields MANHKIHRILVDNGSSANVLYWPIFKQMGIDRDRIKPFGSPLVGLSGEQVQPIGFISLPIIVGTAPKLKTVKVDFLVVDRPGAYNAIIGRPDLNKLKAVTATYHLMMKFPIEEGVGEVKGDQTQARRCYNTSLKKASDSTPIVIGAVGGKGKNEPKGEPAEPLEDVVVGEGRILKIGTQLGPRIREGLVNFLRQNLEVFAWTHDDMLGISPEDILHQLIVDPSVKPVKQKRRKFAPEWNMAIVEEVEKLLRARFIEEVNYPDWLAKVVLVKKSNGKWRMCVDFTDLNKACPKDCFP from the coding sequence ATGGCCAACCATAAGATCCATCGAATTTTGGTGGATAATGGAAGCTCGGCTAATGTCCTGTATTGGCCGATTTTTAAGCAAATGggtattgatcgtgataggatcaaaccaTTTGGCTCTCCCCTGGTCGGACTTTCAGGGGAGCAAGTCCAACCAATTGGTTTTATTTCTCTCCCTATAATAGTAGGGACGGCACCCAAGCTGAAAACTGTGAAGGTAGATTTCTTGGTCGTCGATCGACCTGGTGCCTACAATGCCATCATAGGTCGTCCTGACTTGAATAAGCTGAAGGCCGTAACTGCAACTTAccacttgatgatgaagttcccAATAGAAGAGGGAGTTGGAGAAGTGAAGGGAGATCAGACTCAAGCGAGAAGATGTTACAATACATCTCTCAAGAAGGCCTCGGACTCGACTCCTATTGTAATTGGTGCAGTGGGTGGTAAAGGCAAGAATGAGCCAAAGGGTGAGCCAGCTGAGCCACTGGAAGATGTGGTAGTTGGTGAAGGCAGAATTTTGAAGATCGGGACGCAGCTCGGTCCCAGGATCCGAGAAGGTCTTGTCAACTTCCTTCGACAGAACTTGGAAGTTTTCGCATGGACTCATGATGATATGCTAGGAATCAGTCCTGAAGATATTCTCCACCAACTCATTGTGGATCCGAGTGTGAAGCCggtaaagcaaaaaagaaggaagTTCGCTCCTGAGTGGAATATGGCTATAGTTGAAGAAGTGGAAAAGCTGCTCAGAGCTCGGTTCATTGAGGAAGTCAATTATCCCGATTGGTTAGCCAAAGTAGTATTGGTCAAAAAATccaatgggaagtggaggatgtgcgtaGACTTCACTGACCTCAATAAAGCTTGTCCAAAAGACTGCTTTCCATAA